From Luteococcus japonicus, one genomic window encodes:
- the coxB gene encoding cytochrome c oxidase subunit II produces MGMVEPASDRAPFMSDLWIGAWIACAVISVMVWGLIFYAMYKFRRREGNQVPRQTRYHVPLEVLYTVVPFLIIIVLFFYTVRAENRVLAKTEPAHTVNVVGQKWSWSFNYMEQDNAKIGAVAHEVGTIEKIPDLYVPVNKPIRFNLESADVIHSFWVPAWYFKLDVIPGHKNSFDVTPTKLGTFDGKCAELCGTYHAAMLFTVHVVTEEEYNAYVKGLVAKGQTGERKPPSAASALPSAPAKEEKK; encoded by the coding sequence ATGGGCATGGTCGAGCCGGCTTCCGATCGCGCGCCCTTCATGTCTGACCTGTGGATCGGTGCCTGGATCGCCTGTGCGGTGATCAGTGTCATGGTCTGGGGTCTGATCTTCTACGCGATGTACAAGTTCCGCCGTCGTGAGGGCAACCAGGTGCCGCGCCAGACGCGCTACCACGTGCCGCTCGAGGTGTTGTACACCGTGGTGCCCTTCCTGATCATCATCGTGCTGTTCTTCTACACCGTGCGCGCGGAGAACCGGGTGCTGGCCAAGACGGAGCCGGCGCACACGGTCAATGTCGTGGGCCAGAAGTGGTCCTGGAGCTTCAACTACATGGAGCAGGACAACGCCAAGATCGGCGCGGTCGCCCATGAGGTCGGCACCATCGAGAAGATCCCGGACCTGTACGTGCCGGTCAACAAGCCGATCCGTTTCAATCTCGAGTCCGCCGACGTCATCCACTCGTTCTGGGTCCCGGCCTGGTACTTCAAGCTGGACGTCATCCCCGGCCACAAGAACAGCTTCGACGTGACCCCCACCAAGCTGGGCACGTTCGACGGCAAGTGCGCCGAACTCTGCGGCACCTACCACGCCGCCATGCTCTTCACCGTCCACGTCGTGACGGAAGAGGAGTACAACGCCTACGTGAAGGGGCTGGTTGCCAAGGGCCAGACCGGTGAGCGCAAGCCGCCGTCGGCCGCCTCCGCCCTGCCGTCCGCCCCCGCCAAGGAGGAGAAGAAGTGA